Below is a window of Brassica oleracea var. oleracea cultivar TO1000 unplaced genomic scaffold, BOL UnpScaffold01016, whole genome shotgun sequence DNA.
ACATAACTcgtagtttattaatttataacatgTAGATACGATATACATATACAAATGAAACATCAAATACGTCTGGCTTTCTTAACCTTGTTACCTAGAGATGCTGAGTTAAACATACAATCAATCTCTCTAGAAACATTCAAAATGATCATTCTCCTGCTTCTATAAGAATCTCGAACCTTCAAACTTCTCGATGGAACTCTCTTAGGCTTCCTCGGCGCCGGAGGACAAATATTTGTAACCTTCGGGAGAATCTGGTCGAGGCGTGTCGGAGTCTTacaaaaatcttcttcttcatctttcttagCCTTTACTCCTTCGCGTGGAGTATTAGGTATCTCTCCGACTTTGGTTTCAAGATCTTGATTTGGCCGGATTTCTTGAACGCTTTGGTCTGAAAACCCTAGTTCCGTTTCGCAGAGATTGTTTTGACCGGAGAGACCAATTCCAGCGTTCGAGAAACCCATCTTTCAGAGGAAAAATGTAGCTCAAACTTAAAAGGCGAAGGGGTTAAATAGTTCTGatgtgagagagagaagaaggaaaagAGAGCAAGAGTTTATGACTTTTAGTAGCTTACTTTGATTTATATAATGGTAATACTATGTACGTGTTGTTTTGAATTGTGTATTTTGGAAACATTCGGGATTTTACTTAATGTTGTGAGGGATCCGAAGCAGCAAATACACTTTATGTAAGCTTGCTTTTTATTACAGTAAGGTTTTCCTCAATTTGGTTAGTCTCTATACCAATCACATGTTTCTCGCCTTTTAAGGCCACATTTTGCTTTAAgattatttattaaacaaacccaaaaaattagaaaaatgaggcttcaaatatatatataagaatatacgaagcctttttttattttaagttctCCAATTGAAAACCCGACAACTAAATTACAAACCCACGTGATTCCTTctacattttaaaaatcatgTGTATCATTCTcgtctctataatattatttgaaaagtcagtTTATTATGTCGCgttcacgttaactctcacggtggtttattatacttaaatccttaatgaattaaaaatattattagagattttaatttttttattattagtgatttccattaataacaattatccatgtttcttttttttaatataactgtGATTAACTTTTTAgtgtaattttcctttttattaaaaacataaataataaaaggaatttttttataaaatgtaaacaTAGACATTTATATAAAAcgaatttagtttttctattctTTATGTTTcctacaacaaaaataaaaaattcaataaattttaaaaatttatacttataaatatatagataaaaataacttcacaaaacttaaaataataataattcagatatatttttctaaaatataataatatttttattataaatatcttttgatctaataattaataagaaaataatttggaacaacataaatgattatttaatagAATCCAGTTTCTTATGTGTCATGCTCATATTAACTCTCATGGTGGTTTATTACACTTacacccttaatgaataaaaatattattattgatttccatttttttttattattagtgaTTTCCATTAATAACAAGTATctatgtttcctttttcttaataaaactGTGATTAActatttaatgtaattttcctttttattaaacacataaataataaaaagaaaaatttataaaatataaacatagacatttatataaaaaagaatttagtttttttattctttatgtttcctacaacaaaaataaaaaactcaaaaaattttaaaaaattatacttataaatatatataaaaataacttcacaataacttaaaaatataataattcagatatatttttctaaaagataataatatttttattataaatatcctttgatctaataattaataagaaaataatttggaACAACATAAATGATTActtaatatcttattttttccaaaaaatattatatcttacgattattttaaaaccaaataaatattttataacgtgAGGCTACAACAATATAAATAGTATTTCttatttatcaatatatttttgattgaatgattagaattttcataacaaaatttattaacacttcaattttttaattttatggaaaacagcatatagaaaattatacacaatcttacaaaatatatttttccttcTAAGATAAAAGTAACATGATGAgcttattttagtttaattgtaACAAAAAGAAACTGTGATCCGAAAATCGATAAAATTCAAtatactaaattattaaaaatgaaatcaaacaattattaagatttagtgtgTAGTAGTGTTTTGTTGtatgaattttcaaaatattacaagttatgtttattaatgcaattctgatttaatatttatgtgtcctattttctaaaacaatatatactcatttatacaaaaacaccaatatatttacaaatataagaaaatgaacTTAACTAcatgaaattaagaaaataatagtccaattttaatataatttgtttaatttaaaatagcagatataatttaacacaaaataaatatttgaaactatacaaaatattatatgtgaAATCATATATCCATTTAAGATGGAAACATAACAAACtgactttttaaataatattatagagattaaaaattaacttaaaatttataaacaaagaattttcttttatcaatttttttaattcaatcaTTACGTAAATGTTTGtatccgtgcatgagcacgggaaaatcacctagtagTGGATTAATCAAGTAGGTATtccattaaataaattaaattaaattagcaAACACATTATATAATAATTGTGTAAAGATAGATATACGAAAGCTTGAAAGCGTATTGACATGGAAACGGGAAAAGGCCAGTTTTGCtggttgaaaagaaaaaatgtcaaTTACTTTCCTTTATTCATaagttaaaagaaattattgaaTTGTGTCCAAAGTAAGATAGCCCGTCTCTTTCATCTtattcaaattaattaaaatcatcatTATCTATAATATCTATTCACACTCTCTCGTCTCTGATCCCAACTTTTATCCATGCATATGTGAACTTCGTTCTCACATGCCTTCTATGTTACCACACCCACATATACATACACTCATGCACATCACCATATCTCCAACTATTACCATTTAATATGATCCATCATACATCCATTTCCTTTTGTGTGTATATCTAGTCAAGATTGATTCAACTGACAAAAATAACGGATCGCTATATGCAATATACTAGACGGTCTATGTCGATTAAATAACGAGCGATGACATGAAACTACCCACCTAACTGACATAAATCTTAAATGTTTATGACACAAAATTTACATTCTATCGACATATATCTCAATCTTTGTCTATGAAAAACAAGAAAGGTAACGAAAGTGAAGACTAATAATAGATAGTGTATATGTTTATTTGTCTCTGTCATGTataaactaataacaaaaaaagatggCTGTAGATAATCGAATTGTCCGGACTTTATTAGACTAGTGTGtggtaatattgtaaatttgtaatgttgtttcttaacaaataacaaaacaatCAGAGACAAGATACTcatgtaataatattatttcagTACATTAATTTAGCGTGGTGACGATTTGTTATACGTTCTAGAAAAATTCAAGGTTCTAAAGACTCTACTACCAAAAACTAAATAGATCCAAGATTTCTTCACGTAGATATAAACGTTTCAATCAAATCACGAGAGAATCTTCGTAATCCTTACCGGACAAAAATAGTaaaccaattttattataaatataaatgataaatgacatGTAAATAAAATCATCTATATAAACTTGCAGTAAAGCAACCAAGCGGCGTATTAGAAAAGTGTATCTTAGATAAGGTTTATCTTACTAAACCGTTTTACCCTTAtgttatgttttctattttttctagGGTTACGTCTTGAAGTCGGCTTATGCCTTTGTATATATACTCACGTTAATGGTCAATACAAAACACAAGTTTAAAGTTTACAATATCATCTCAAGTTTACATGGAATCAGAGCGATAAAGTTATGTGACccgagttgtttttttttctgtcgtTCGTAGTCTTTGTTCTTGGTAAGAACAACAGTCTAAAGTTATGGTCGACGGTGACATGTCTTCCGCTACCAAAAGTTCGTCTGCTCAAGTTGAGCAAGGTCAAGGTGGTGCCGTCAACATACCTACTCCATATTCTCTGTTTGCATCCGACAACCCAGGAGCGTTGATAACATCGGTGATGTTTACGGGTGACAACTAAAATGAGTGGTCCACGGAGCTAGTTAATGCACATAGAGCTAAACGGAAGTTAGGATTTATCGATGGAACAATACCAAAACCTACTATTGATGATCCTAAATTCGAGCTCTGGTCGTTTGTCAATTCCTTAATTGTTGGCTGGATTCGTTCGTCCATCGAAGCCAGGGTACGATCAACAATTACGTTTATCTCCGACTCTCACAAGTTATGGGAAAACTTGAAGAAACGTTTCTCTGTGGGAAACAAAGTTCGTATCCATCATCTTAAAGAACAGTTGGCGTCTTGCAAACAAGATGGACAGTCAGTAATGGATTACTTTGGTCGTCTTGCTAAGATGTGGGAAGAGCTGGACACATACAAACCTCTCCCACCTTGTACTTGCAGTGCAGTAACTGTCTacgagaaagaaagagaaggagagaaggTCCATCAGTTCCTTATGGGCTTGGACGAGTCGCGGTTTGGTGTTGTGTGTCAAGGAATTATTGCAACAGATGCCTCTATTGATTTAGGTGATGCGTATGCTAGAGTCGTTTGAGAGGAGCAGCGTCTTGCCTCTTCAAAGGAACGTGAAATCCAGCAGAGTGCAGTCAGTTTTATGGCTAAGAAAGAAGCATCTGAGACACAAAATTCTGGTCAAACAAGACGAGTAGTTCATTGCTCTCATTGTGGACGTCGTGGTCACAAGAAGGCTAATTGTTGGCAGCTGGTAGGTTTCCCCGATTGGTGGGAAGAGACACCACCAGCCCGAGGTGATACCAGAGGAGGAAGAGGCGGTCGTGGTTGTGGAGGTTACAGCTCAGACCGCAACAAGACTAACAGCACAAAAGTCTACAATGCTCATGCTACCTCTTCGAACTCATCATCATTTCCAGTGTTCACCGAGGAACAATTGAAAGCGCTCACTCAGATGATTAATGAGAAAAACAAATCGACTGAGAGGCTGACTGGTAAGCTTTATGGTGATCACATTCTAGACACAGGTGCCTCTCATCACATGACAGGAGAGCTCTCGTTTCTAGAAAACATCACAAGTATTCCCTCTTGCCCAGTTGGGTTTGCAGACGGGAATAAAACTTATGCGACGCATACCGGTGTCTTTCACTTGTCCCATAGCATCACATTACCGAATGTGTTGTTTGTGCCGAATTTAAACTGCTCCCTTATCTCAATGTCTAAGCTACTGCGACAGACGAATTGCTTTGCTCTTCTAACCGACATTATTTGTGTTTTATAGGATCGTTTCACGAGGACGctgattggagcaggtgaagagagagatggggtttactattttaaaaatgttatggCTGCACGTGTTGAAGTTTCTGACAAGTCTACTCGCTCAGTTGATTAGTTTCGTTGGCATCAAAGGCTTGGACATCCTTCGTTTTCAGTGTTATCTTATTTACCGTTTGTGTTAGATTCTAATAAAGCTTTCAGTCCTTGTGACACTTGTTTTGAAGCTAAGCAAACTAGAGAAATTTTCTATGaaagtttaaataaaacaatagaatGTTTTGAGCTTATTCATTGCAATGTCTGGGGTCCTTATAGAGTTCGATCTTCATATGGTGTTGTGTACTTTTTCA
It encodes the following:
- the LOC106320680 gene encoding cyclin-dependent protein kinase inhibitor SMR3-like — protein: MGFSNAGIGLSGQNNLCETELGFSDQSVQEIRPNQDLETKVGEIPNTPREGVKAKKDEEEDFCKTPTRLDQILPKVTNICPPAPRKPKRVPSRSLKVRDSYRSRRMIILNVSREIDCMFNSASLGNKVKKARRI